Proteins from one Nakamurella multipartita DSM 44233 genomic window:
- a CDS encoding protein-tyrosine phosphatase family protein: MGDWVELPSGLRVRGRRIGDRPADPADFLLALADGPAPPWPVRRIRWPDFRLPTDRADALAALADALDRTRAGQLVEVACRGGRGRTGTALAALAVLDGLDPAAAVPWVRRVYDRRAVETPGQARWVRGLLR; the protein is encoded by the coding sequence ATCGGCGACTGGGTCGAGCTGCCGTCGGGCCTGCGGGTGCGCGGTCGCCGGATCGGCGACCGGCCCGCCGATCCGGCCGATTTCCTGCTGGCGCTGGCCGACGGGCCCGCCCCGCCGTGGCCGGTCCGCCGGATCCGCTGGCCGGACTTCCGGTTGCCGACCGATCGGGCCGACGCGCTCGCCGCCCTGGCCGATGCGCTGGACCGGACCCGGGCCGGCCAGCTCGTCGAGGTCGCCTGCCGGGGCGGCCGCGGCCGCACCGGCACCGCGTTGGCCGCCCTGGCCGTGCTGGACGGGCTGGACCCGGCTGCGGCGGTGCCCTGGGTGCGGCGGGTCTACGACCGGCGGGCGGTGGAGACGCCCGGGCAGGCCCGGTGGGTGCGCGGTCTGCTGCGGTGA